A genomic window from Salvia hispanica cultivar TCC Black 2014 chromosome 5, UniMelb_Shisp_WGS_1.0, whole genome shotgun sequence includes:
- the LOC125191367 gene encoding uncharacterized protein LOC125191367, translating into MDASRKRARDGEAAEILQPNKKERIDDRRRYEFHDGIGVFDFPWLKEGVVFEDHNHDDKFSYLDETFAADRDQSQNLCVSVDGDDDFSFLSLVDDLEPVDCIWSSVIDQPLFGVGSGKG; encoded by the coding sequence ATGGATGCTAGCAGGAAGAGAGCGAGGGACGGGGAAGCAGCAGAAATCCTCCAACCCAACAAAAAAGAGCGCATCGACGATCGGAGGCGTTACGAGTTCCACGACGGAATCGGAGTTTTCGATTTCCCGTGGCTCAAGGAGGGCGTGGTCTTTGAGGATCACAATCACGACGACAAGTTTTCATATCTGGACGAGACTTTCGCAGCGGACCGCGATCAGTCGCAAAATCTCTGTGTTTCTGTGGACGGTGATGATGATTTCAGTTTTCTGTCGCTGGTGGATGATCTGGAGCCGGTGGATTGCATTTGGAGCTCCGTGATTGATCAACCGCTCTTCGGCGTTGGATCTGGCAAGGGATGA
- the LOC125186806 gene encoding ras-related protein RABB1c: MSYAYLFKYIIIGDTGVGKSCLLLQFTDKRFQPVHDLTIGVEFGARMITIDNKPIKLQIWDTAGQESFRSITRSYYRGAAGALLVYDITRRETFNHLASWLEDAKQHANPNMTIMLIGNKCDLAHRRAVSTEEGEQFAKEHGLIFMEASAKTAQNVEEAFIKTAGTIYKKIQDGVFDVSNESYGIKVGYGGIPGPSGGRDGSSSQVGGCCS; encoded by the exons ATGTCTTACGCATATCTTTTCAAGTATATCATCATCGGCGATACCG GGGTGGGAAAGTCATGTCTTCTTCTACAATTCACAGACAAGCGTTTCCAGCCCGTGCATGACTTGACCATTGGAGTCGAATTTGGGGCTCGGATGATTACAATAGACAACAAACCAATTAAACTTCAAATATGGGACACG GCCGGTCAAGAATCCTTCAGATCCATCACAAGGTCATATTACAGAGGAGCTGCTGGTGCACTTTTGGTCTATGATATCACCAg GAGGGAAACCTTTAATCACTTGGCAAGCTGGCTAGAAGATGCAAAGCAGCATGCAAATCCAAACATGACTATTATGCTAATAGGCAACAAATGTGATCTTGCCCATAGAAGGGCCGTTAGCACAGAAGAAGGAGAACAATTTGCAAAAGAACATGGGTTGATTTTCATGGAAGCATCTGCAAAAACTGCTCAGAATGTAGAGGAG GCTTTTATTAAAACAGCTGGAACGATATATAAGAAGATCCAAGATGGAGTATTTGATGTTTCAAATGAG TcttatggaataaaagtagGTTATGGTGGAATTCCCGGGCCATCTGGAGGCAGGGATGGTTCCTCTTCTCAAGTTGGAGGTTGCTGCAGTTGA
- the LOC125189962 gene encoding uncharacterized protein LOC125189962, giving the protein MEVTMEELANEKEVRVEPGDVEINRSGPVPKIRLSTGLKEKLTQFSIVVNLLGRTIGYKALCLKLRQIWNMQGTEVVDMGCGYFLVQFLKQEDYLAAVLEGPWLVSGSYLQVQDWTPKFRVHHTAPQSTIVWIRISKLPLHLYPLNVISAIGEVVGKVIRVDYNTSGLQRGKFARMAVNIDLKQPLVSKFTIHGEECKVEYENLSELCIFCGMYGHLDANCARKPTNKDGEDMDNNSDKVVEVPKDTYGPWMIVEKRMKQLKRNWENEGKESTETGGSRFDILQDEGTIQEKGKGDNLNVRHKSYELP; this is encoded by the coding sequence ATGGAGGTTACTATGGAAGAGTTGGCGAATGAAAAGGAGGTGAGGGTTGAACCAGGCGATGTTGAGATTAATAGATCGGGACCAGTGCCAAAAATTCGATTGTCGACGGGGCTCAAGGAAAAGCTCACGCAATTCTCAATTGTGGTGAATTTGTTGGGAAGAACGATAGGATACAAGGCGCTTTGTTTGAAGCTTCGACAGATATGGAATATGCAAGGAACGGAGGTGGTGGATATGGGTTGTGGATATTTTCTAGTGCAGTTTCTGAAGCAGGAGGACTATCTTGCGGCTGTACTCGAGGGGCCGTGGCTGGTTTCAGGAAGCTATCTGCAAGTTCAAGATTGGACGCCGAAGTTTCGGGTCCATCACACAGCTCCACAATCCACAATAGTGTGGATCAGGATTTCAAAACTTCCACTACACTTGTATCCGTTAAATGTTATAAGTGCAATTGGAGAAGTTGTTGGAAAGGTGATCCGTGTTGACTACAATACTAGTGGGCTGCAGAGGGGTAAATTCGCAAGGATGGCAGTTAACATTGATCTCAAGCAGCCCCTTGTGTCAAAATTCACGATCCACGGTGAAGAATGTAAAGTAGAGTATGAAAACTTGAGTGAGTTATGCATTTTCTGTGGCATGTACGGGCATCTCGACGCTAACTGTGCTCGTAAACCGACGAACAAGGACGGAGAGGATATGGACAATAATAGTGATAAGGTTGTGGAAGTTCCCAAAGATACATATGGACCATGGATGATTGTGGAGAAAAGGATGAAACAACTGAAACGTAATTGGGAGAATGAGGGAAAGGAAAGTACTGAGACAGGGGGCTCCAGATTCGACATCCTTCAAGACGAGGGGACAATAcaggaaaagggaaaaggggATAATTTGAATGTCAGGCACAAGTCCTACGAACTTCCGTGA
- the LOC125189963 gene encoding uncharacterized protein LOC125189963 → MVEGTLTDPETNKQGMQVMGRPPDKTGMGLVDHDAMEMETSGDPTGGEEHPLYRSFAHVDPDTETTHHSIARTSQSGETADRTIRKIGYQNAHRVEATGFSGGIWLLWNDFWKVDIISTTTQFIHCRVWDQNETNFLFTAVYAHPTPSRREELWHRLAELQIDSTLPWVLLGDFNSIVQSSERMGGSTNRTGVNHQFVRWIINSRLMDLGFLGPRFTWKRGNLYERLDRGLCNTDWRLAYPEASVSHLIRYQSDHRPLLLDLCSFSPIRAPRPFRFLRAWMSHEKYDDFVMDNWDRNQDLMDNIQSFTEKLQVWNREVFGNIFWQKKHLWARIAGIQRVLEHRCIPHFVELEAELKQELDKILLREESLWHQKSRSEWLHLGDRNTSFFHLRTIRRRKRNRIKKLQNELGEWIDDQNLLKAMAVSFYERLYDEDELHRPLYVHRGLFPPLSNLQMEEVQKPFRFEALEGPGS, encoded by the exons ATGGTCGAAGGGACTCTCACAGATCCGGAGACAAATAAGCAAGGGATGCAGGTGATGGGAAGACCTCCGGATAAGACGGGGATGGGGTTGGTAGATCATGATGCGATGGAGATGGAGACGAGTGGAGACCCAACGG GGGGCGAAGAGCACCCTCTTTATAGGAGCTTTGCACATGTTGATCCAGACACAGAGACCACACATCATAGCATTGCTAGAACCTCACAAAGTGGTGAAACGGCTGATAGAACCATTAGAAAGATCGGATACCAGAATGCTCATAGAGTGGAAGCAACAGGGTTTTCGGGAGGAATTTGGTTGTTGTGGAATGATTTTTGGAAGGTCGATATAATATCAACAACGACTCAATTCATTCACTGTCGAGTCTGGGAccaaaatgagacaaactttcTGTTCACTGCTGTATATGCACATCCAACTCCTAGCCGGCGGGAAGAATTATGGCACCGACTAGCTGAACTTCAGATAGACAGTACGCTACCATGGGTGCTTTTGGGTGATTTCAACTCTATTGTACAGAGCTCAGAACGAATGGGAGGCTCGACAAATCGGACAGGGGTGAATCACCAATTTGTGCGATGGATTATTAATTCCAGGCTTATGGATCTTGGATTTTTAGGGCCGAGATTTACTTGGAAAAGAGGAAACCTTTATGAACGACTGGACAGGGGACTTTGTAACACTGATTGGAGATTGGCCTACCCAGAGGCTTCAGTCTCACATTTGATACGTTATCAATCGGATCATAGACCTCTCCTTTTGGATCTTTGCAGCTTCTCACCCATTAGGGCTCCTAGACCATTTCGTTTTCTTAGAGCTTGGATGTCCCATGAAAAGTATGATGATTTTGTGATGGATAATTGGGATAGAAATCAGGATTTAATGGATAATATTCAGTCATTTACAGAGAAGCTGCAGGTGTGGAACAGGGAAGTATTTGGCAATATATTCTGGCAGAAGAAACACTTATGGGCTCGCATCGCAGGTATCCAACGAGTTCTAGAGCATCGATGCATCCCACATTTTGTAGAACTTGAGGCAGAGTTAAAGCAGGAATTGGATAAAATCTTGTTGCGAGAGGAATCTTTGTGGCATCAGAAGTCACGCAGTGAGTGGCTTCATCTAGGTGACAGAAACACCTCATTCTTTCATTTGCGCACTATTAGGAGACGGAAGCGCAATAGGataaaaaaactccaaaatgAACTTGGTGAGTGGATTGATGATCAAAATTTACTTAAGGCAATGGCAGTGTCATTTTATGAGAGGTTGTATGATGAGGATGAGCTACACCGGCCTTTATATGTACATCGAGGTCTTTTTCCGCCCCTAAGTAATTTGCAGATGGAGGAGGTCCAAAAGCCTTTTCGCTTTGAAGCCTTGGAAGGCCCCGGGAGTTGA